From the genome of Spinacia oleracea cultivar Varoflay chromosome 2, BTI_SOV_V1, whole genome shotgun sequence, one region includes:
- the LOC110793340 gene encoding glyoxylase I 4 isoform X2 gives MASFLTSSPTFSLQNKISYHGERNPLTTLSVSFSSPYVGRRGRGYGSYSVSRATSIEKDVLHKDVHGVDEKDDFGVVGMHHVGVLCENLERSLDFYQNILGLEINEARPHDKLPYRGAWLWVGSEMIHLMELPNPDPLAGRPEHGGRDRHACIAIKDVSKLKEILDKAGIPYTLSRSGRPALFTRDPDSNALEFTQV, from the exons ATGGCGTCTTTTTTGACTTCATCTCCCACTTTCTCGCTTCAAAACAAG ATCAGTTATCACGGTGAGAGAAATCCACTTACTACCTTATCGGTATCGTTTTCGAGCCCATATGTCGGAAGAAGGGGTAGAGGTTATGGGAGTTATTCAGTATCAAGAGCTACTTCCATTGAAAAAGATGTCCTTCACAAGGATGTCCACGGGGTTGATGAAAAAGATG ATTTTGGAGTAGTTGGTATGCACCATGTTGGCGTTCTCTGCGAAAACCTTGAACGATCACTTGATTTTTACCAAAACATTCTAG GTTTGGAGATAAATGAGGCTAGACCACATGACAAGCTCCCTTACAGGGGTGCGTGGCTGTGGGTTGGGTCTGAGATGATTCATTTGATGGAGCTTCCAAATCCTGACCCATTGGCAGGGCGACCCGAACATGGGGGCCGAGATCGTCATGCCTGCATTGCGATAAAGGATGTGTCTAAGCTTAAAGAAATCCTCGACAAAGCag GTATACCTTATACCCTCAGTCGATCTGGAAGACCCGCACTCTTCACTAGAGATCCAGATTCTAACGCACTAGAATTCACGCAAGTTTAA
- the LOC110793340 gene encoding glyoxylase I 4 isoform X1, giving the protein MASFLTSSPTFSLQNKISYHGERNPLTTLSVSFSSPYVGRRGRGYGSYSVSRATSIEKDVLHKDVHGVDEKDAIDPDFGVVGMHHVGVLCENLERSLDFYQNILGLEINEARPHDKLPYRGAWLWVGSEMIHLMELPNPDPLAGRPEHGGRDRHACIAIKDVSKLKEILDKAGIPYTLSRSGRPALFTRDPDSNALEFTQV; this is encoded by the exons ATGGCGTCTTTTTTGACTTCATCTCCCACTTTCTCGCTTCAAAACAAG ATCAGTTATCACGGTGAGAGAAATCCACTTACTACCTTATCGGTATCGTTTTCGAGCCCATATGTCGGAAGAAGGGGTAGAGGTTATGGGAGTTATTCAGTATCAAGAGCTACTTCCATTGAAAAAGATGTCCTTCACAAGGATGTCCACGGGGTTGATGAAAAAGATG CTATTGATCCAGATTTTGGAGTAGTTGGTATGCACCATGTTGGCGTTCTCTGCGAAAACCTTGAACGATCACTTGATTTTTACCAAAACATTCTAG GTTTGGAGATAAATGAGGCTAGACCACATGACAAGCTCCCTTACAGGGGTGCGTGGCTGTGGGTTGGGTCTGAGATGATTCATTTGATGGAGCTTCCAAATCCTGACCCATTGGCAGGGCGACCCGAACATGGGGGCCGAGATCGTCATGCCTGCATTGCGATAAAGGATGTGTCTAAGCTTAAAGAAATCCTCGACAAAGCag GTATACCTTATACCCTCAGTCGATCTGGAAGACCCGCACTCTTCACTAGAGATCCAGATTCTAACGCACTAGAATTCACGCAAGTTTAA